A genomic segment from Spinacia oleracea cultivar Varoflay chromosome 3, BTI_SOV_V1, whole genome shotgun sequence encodes:
- the LOC130469295 gene encoding uncharacterized protein has translation MGGLIASSALLFQRTRPRRCRKKMISLSDRVRGWFTSEIKKFSYNLIEFVNHNGGLLSGRGDLKGLSLTVMIKCGDGSNCNMHQCKGVAQLNGCVHKQYVDTVARLYNSTWAGKYLGRSLRYMLSSTFSEKVMKFVADFHDDGVRNSAVDRSRLANWMSKEREKMKVASHLGEEEQHTKTGTVFSRISELFIPVLENLGPHTNHWWCLVVSADPPTIYVIDSLITNPVEERKNEIDDLLIGVDKLLFSGEDGDSWGQLLSWERRRMDIDIQKDTHSCGVRMLLAIKDFAEGYESLRIKDLEEARRLLLTQDILSPFNLERDRIKEMVNDANKKKI, from the exons ATGGGTGGACTCATTGCTTCTAGCGCCCTACTTTTTCAGAGGACTCGTCCGCGTCGTTGTAGGAAAAAGATGATTTCCCTATCTGATAGAGTTCGTGGATGGTTTACAagtgaaataaaaaaattcagttATAACCTGATTGAGTTTGTCAACCACAATGGCGGTTTACTTTCGGGTCGCGGTGATTTGAAAGGATTGAG CCTTACTGTGATGATTAAATGTGGAGACGGGAGCAATTGTAACATGCACCAGTGCAAAGGAGTGGCACAGCTGAATGGTTGTGTTCATAAGCAG TATGTGGACACGGTTGCAAGACTATACAATTCTACGTGGGCCGGCAAATATTTAGGGAGGAGTTTGCGGTACATGTTGAGCTCCACGTTTTCG GAAAAGGTAATGAAGTTTGTTGCGGACTTCCATGATGATGGTGTGCGTAATAGCGCGGTAGATCGGAGTAGATTAGCAAATTGGATGTCAAAGGAGAGGGAAAAAATGAAGGTTGCATCCCATTTAGGAGAAGAAGAACAGCACACCAAAACTGGTACAGTGTTTTCGCGAATATCGGAG TTGTTCATCCCAGTACTAGAAAACTTGGGACCCCATACAAACCATTGGTGGTGTCTTGTTGTATCTGCTGACCCACCAACCATATACGTGATTGACTCCTTGATTACCAATCCCGTGGAAGAGCGTAAAAATGAAATCGATGATCTG CTTATTGGGGTTGACAAGCTGCTTTTCAGTGGTGAAGATGGAGATAGTTGGGGCCAGTTGCTGTCGTGGGAAAGGCGGCGAATGGATATAGACATCCAGAAAGACAC CCATAGTTGCGGTGTCCGGATGCTGCTAGCTATTAAGGACTTCGCTGAAGGTTATGAGTCGCTCCGGATAAAGGACTTGGAAGAAGCGCGACGGTTGTTGTTGACGCAGGATATTCTTTCTCCGTTCAATTTGGAGCGGGATCGTATAAAAGAGATGGTGAACGATGCCaacaagaaaaaaatttaa
- the LOC110781076 gene encoding uncharacterized protein, which produces MATKKKVTTKEPMKTEKRGVVEKVTLHTRVFTDNSLTKGGEVKEARGVLKVLHREFKGRTATINCKVEAFGRILHRFDNRRKQWVCELGFGGLYHLCGKNLPRNFVYWLMTRVDPVNQLFRGTNGVDVPMNKNQVRWILGLPKGEKVIPTNEGDADEQMKIAAQNVLRLYGRKWQSVNPRKRSDMIYTDAIPVNPKFLERLEGEWGENDEQEFKTMFLIAALAMVLCPTQCGRLSAGTIYACTLGMQSSQYDWCKLVYDFFIERAKVFCRDFYTYGWTKGVGGCTMYLVCVVVVYGETQHPRATKDSHGPVEKVYIPVMDNEILTLKPRKKGNSERNPMKMRQMAEREKENSIELERIELHMETVNEEPIITPPPPRTQSRSERCQQVTSSPPPKVPPPPPKVSPPPPKVPPPPPSTKVTSPLPSPSPPKDTSPLPSPSPPKDTSPLPSPSPPKDTSPLPSPSPPKDTSPLNPQLCVTLC; this is translated from the exons ATGGCAACCAAAAAAAAGGTGACCACCAAAGAACCGATGAAAACCGAAAAGAGAGGTGTCGTGGAGAAAGTCACTCTACACACACGAGTATTCACG GACAATAGTTTGACAAAGGGCGGTGAAGTGAAGGAAGCCCGGGGGGTGTTGAAAGTCCTACATCGTGAATTTAAAGGACGG ACGGCAACCATAAACTGCAAAGTTGAAGCGTTTGGCAGAATATTACATAGGTTTGATAATCGTAGGAAGCAGTGGGTTTGTGAATTGGGATTCGGAGGCTTGTATCACTTGTGCGGGAAGAACTTACCCCGCAACTTTGTGTATTGGTTGATGACACGTGTGGACCCCGTAAACCAACTTTTTAGAGGGACGAATGGAGTAGATGTCCCCATGAACAAAAACCAGGTTAGGTGGATATTAGGTCTTCCAAAAGGGGAGAAGGTAATCCCCACGAATGAAGGTGATGCTGATGAACAAATGAAAATCGCGGCCCAAAATGTTTTAAGGTTATACGGGCGTAAATGGCAGAGTGTAAACCCTAGGAAGCGGTCTGATATGATTTATACAGATGCAATTCCGGTGAATCCAAAATTTCTTGAAAGGTTAGAGGGTGAGTGGGGGGAAAATGACGAGCAGGAGTTTAAGACGATGTTCTTGATAGCCGCACTTGCGATGGTCCTATGTCCGACACAATGTGGAAGATTAAGTGCCGGTACGATATATGCGTGCACACTTGGAATGCAGTCAAGTCAATATGATTGGTGCAAGCTAGTTTATGATTTCTTCATTGAGAGGGCCAAAGTGTTCTGTAGGGACTTCTACACATACGGGTGGACCAAAGGTGTAGGTGGTTGCACCATGTATTTAGTG TGTGTTGTAGTTGTTTACGGGGAAACACAACACCCGAGGGCCACCAAGGACAGTCATGGTCCAGTTGAAAAG GTATATATTCCGGTAATGGACAATGAAATATTGACGTTAAAACCAAGGAAAAAAGGAAATAGTGAGAGGAATCCAATGAAGATGAGACAGATGGCTGAGCGGGAAAAAGAAAACAGTATCGAGTTAGAACGAATAGAACTCCATATGGAAACCGTGAATGAGGAGCCAATTATAACACCTCCACCACCCCGGACCCAATCTCGAAGTGAACGATGCCAACAGGTTACATCCTCCCCACCACCAAAGGTTCCCCCACCCCCACCAAAGGTTTCGCCACCCCCACCAAAGGTTCCGCCACCTCCACCCTCAACAAAGGTTACTTCTCCACTCCCTTCCCCATCCCCACCAAAGGATACATCTCCACTCCCTTCCCCATCCCCACCAAAGGATACATCTCCACTCCCTTCCCCATCCCCACCAAAGGATACATCTCCACTCCCTTCCCCATCCCCACCAAAGGATACATCTCCTCTTAATCCCCAACTTTGTGTAACTTTGTGTTAA
- the LOC130469979 gene encoding uncharacterized protein, translating into MQELMAGRGRRVDTEIQAMKDTLRQLIQVTQNLAQNNLGHLHPPHQDVAGELYKKISMNKPTYFTGKGDPAALEDWFHEFERLFETLNCPENLKVPSAVFYIREEADMWWNRAKATLQQQANFGWEQFKIAIRAKFLPPHAKKQKNLEFISLKMEGTNMTIHEYHQKFIDLMRFAPETVPTEEIKAQKFELGLSYELQEKLSGENFTCMDVCYGKAAHLEGIKLRKEASSAGDKRKDNAVQNHHRFDKKPKFGNNFNGGSHGNGKQPNGNRFEGKKSGNGGQTQRYHYCKNCPNNHPGKDCNGELVECNKCGKKGHRRYECYSNVKNANGNGNYQTHPGNGGNGSHQYRNGNGNQQYKNGNGNKGYNSQQGQGFKANGNGNGSNPNGNGNGNGNAPGKLNVMNNQEAGALHDVVTGTFSIYSTPVRVLFDSGASYSFISSSILEILNLDNPKSVSVPIAFPSGEIVNCEKFYDGVEICIAGAIFPSNLIEFQLGGLDVILGMDWLGKYQAKIDCQAQKVKLKSPLGNDVSYQRIGNKPGKGSPLYFCCVRRIEEEVVLLEDIPIVNEFQDVFPNDVPDMPPKRDVEFTIDLVPGTGPISKAPYRMAPAEMNELKGQLEDLLDKGYIRPSTSPWGAPVLFVKKKDGTLRLCIDYRELNNATVKNKYPLPRIDDLFDQLKGAGIFSKIDLRSGYHQVRIVDQDIPKTAFRTRYDREEHEGHLRTILQTLRDSQLYAKFSKCEFWLEKVSFLGHFISKEGVSVDPAKIKAVSEWVAPKNVTEVRSFLGLARYYRRFVKDFSKVARPMTNLMKKETKFVWTEDCEHAFQSLKERLTTTPILTLPDGTDGFEVYNDASKNGLGCVLMQNRKVIAYASRQLKPYEANYPTDDLELAAIVFALKIWRHYLYGITCKIFTDHKSLKYIFTQKDLNMRQRRWLELIKDYDLDIQYHGGKANVVADALSRKTSHSLKALVVPDALCEEFEKLSIEIIRPGGLEARLCALTIQPTFFQEILVNQPGDPELEKVKKRLSEGKAEGFVIHGDGSVRYKGRWCIPQKCEEIKKKIMEEAHSTPYSVHPGGDNLYKDLKNMCLVARNEKGGSRICVLLPDMPEGEA; encoded by the exons ATGCAGGAATTAATGGCTGGCCGTGGTAGACGAGTTGATACCGAAATCCAAGCTATGAAGGATACCTTAAGGCAATTGATTCAGGTTACGCAGAATCTGGCACAGAATAATCTTGGTCACCTACACCCACCCCACCAAGACGTAGCTGGTGAACTGTACAAGAAAATAAGCATGAATAAGCCTACCTACTTCACCGGGAAGGGTGATCCAGCTGCACTAGAAGATTGGTTTCATGAATTCGAGCGATTGTTTGAGACCCTTAACTGTCCGGAAAATTTGAAAGTACCTAGTGCGGTGTTCTACATCCGCGAAGAAGCTGACATGTGGTGGAATCGTGCTAAAGCGACCCTGCAACAACAAGCAAACTTTGGCTGGGAACAATTCAAGATCGCTATTCGTGCAAAGTTTCTACCTCCCCATGCCAAGAAGCAGAAAAACCTGGAATTCATCTCTCTGAAGATGGAAGGGACGAACATGACAATTCATGAGTACCACCAGAAGTTTATTGATCTTATGAGGTTCGCACCTGAAACTGTCCCTACTGAGGAAATCAAAGCTCAAAAGTTCGAATTGGGACTATCTTATGAACTGCAAGAAAAACTGTCGGGAGAAAACTTCACTTGCATGGATGTCTGCTATGGAAAGGCTGCCCATCTGGAGGGCATAAAACTGAGGAAAGAGGCAAGCTCCGCTGGGGATAAGAGGAAAGACAACGCCGTTCAGAACCATCATCGTTTTGACAAGAAGCCCAAGTTCGGGAATAATTTCAATGGTGGTTCTCACGGCAATGGAAAGCAGCCGAATGGGAATCGCTttgaagggaaaaagagtggGAATGGTGGTCAAACCCAACGGTACCACTACTGCAAAAACTGCCCCAACAATCACCCAGGGAAAGACTGTAATGGAGAATTAGTGGAGTGCAACAAGTGTGGAAAGAAGGGTCACCGACGCTATGAATGTTATTCCAATGTTAAGAACGCCAATGGCAATGGGAACTACCAAACTCATCCGGGAAATGGGGGAAATGGTAGTCACCAGTACAGGAATGGCAACGGGAATCAACAATACAAGAACGGTAATGGAAACAAAGGTTATAATTCTCAACAAGGCCAAGGATTCAAGGCGAACGGGAATGGAAATGGATCCAATCCTAATGGTAACGGAAATGGAAATGGGAATGCACCGGGGAAGCTCAATGTAATGAATAACCAGGAGGCTGGAGCGTTACATGATGTGGTGACGGGTACATTTTCTATTTACTCAACACCTGTTAGAGTTTTATTTGATTCAGGAGCTTCATATTCTTTCATTTCCAGTTCTATTTTAGAAATCTTAAACTTAGATAATCCGAAATCTGTGTCTGTCCCTATAGCTTTTCCTTCTGGGGAAATAGTAAATTGTGAAAAGTTTTATGATGGGGTAGAAATTTGTATTGCTGGTGCTATTTTTCCTTCAAACCTTATTGAATTTCAGTTGGGTGGTCTAGATGTTattttgggaatggattggttaGGGAAATATCAGGCAAAGATAGATTGCCAAGCACAAAAAGTTAAACTTAAAAGCCCATTAGGAAATGATGTTTCATACCAGAGGATTGGGAATAAACCAGGG AAAGGTTCTCCTCTATATTTTTGCTGTGTGAGACGGATAGAGGAAGAGGTAGTTTTACTAGAAGATATCCCAATAGTGAACGAGTTTCAAGATGTTTTCCCTAATGATGTTCCAGATATGCCACCTAAGAGAGATGTCGagtttaccatagatttagttcCAGGCACGGGACCGATTTCTAAGGCACCTTATAGAATGGCACCTGCTGAAATGAATGAGTTGAAAGGTCAACTGGAGGATCTATTGgataaggggtatattaggcctagcaCCTCCCCATGGGGTGCACCCGTATTGTTTGTaaaaaagaaagatgggacCCTTAGGCTATGCATTGATTACCGTGAACTTAATAATGCCACTGTGAAGAATAAGTACCCTTTGCCCAGGATTGACGACTTGTTCGATCAGCTCAAGGGAGCCGGAATTTTCTCCAAGATAGACCTTCGTTCGGGTTACCACCAAGTCAGAATAGTCGATCAAGACATCCCAAAAACAGCctttaggactcgttatg ACCGTGAAGAGCACGAGGGTCACCTTAGGACCATCCTCCAAACACTTAGAGATAGCCAGCTATATGCTAAATTTTCCAAGTGTGAGTTTTGGCTCGAAAAAGTCTCATTCCTAGGCCATTTCATTTCTAAGGAAGGGGTATCTGTAGACCCGGCAAAGATAAAGGCTGTGAGTGAATGGGTTGCCCCAAAGAATGTCACTGAGGTAAGGAGTTTCTTAGGTTTAGCAAGATATTATAGAAGATTCGTGAAAGACTTTTCCAAAGTAGCTAGACCCATGACCAACCTCATGAAAAAGGAGACAAAGTTCGTGTGGACCGAAGACTGCGAGCATGCTTTCCAATcattgaaagagagattgacTACAACACCAATATTGACTCTACCTGATGGTACAGATGGCTTTGAGGTTTACAACGATGCGTCAAAGAATGGATTAGGTTGTGTGCTAATGCAGAACAGAAAAGTGATAGCCTATGCCTCTAGACAGCTAAAACCATATGAAGCCAATTACCCCACTGACGACTTAGAACTTGCTGCTATAGTATTTGCtttaaagatatggagacattACCTGTACGGAATAACTTGCAAAATTTTCACTGATCACAAGAGCCTGAAATATATCTTCACCCAGAAAGACCTCAACATGAGGCAAAGAAGGTGGTTAGAATTGATCAAAGACTATGACTTAGACATCCAATACCATGGAGGGAAAGCCAATGTAGTAGCTGACGCCCTTAGCAGAAAAACAAGTCACAGTTTGAAAGCCTTGGTAGTTCCTGATGCACTTTGTGAGGAGTTCGAGAAGCTGAGTATTGAAATTATTCGTCCAGGGGGATTAGAAGCTAGATTATGTGCTCTAACAATCCAACCTACGTTCTTTCAAGAAATTCTAGTTAATCAACCTGGGGATCCTGAGTTAGAAAAAGTGAAGAAGAGATTGAGTGAAGGCAAGGCCGAGGGGTTTGTAATCCATGGTGATGGTAGTGTCCGATATAAGGGTAGATGGTGTATACCCCAGAAATGTGAAGAGATCAAAAAGAAAATCATGGAAGAAGCACATAGTACACCGTACTCGGTACATCCTGGAGGAGATAATCTTTACAAGGATCTAAAGAACATGTGTTTGGTGGCCCGGAATGAAAAAGGAGGTAGCAGAATTTGTGTCTTGTTGCCTGACATGCCAGAAGGTGAAGCATGA